One stretch of Melospiza georgiana isolate bMelGeo1 chromosome 28, bMelGeo1.pri, whole genome shotgun sequence DNA includes these proteins:
- the HOXB5 gene encoding homeobox protein Hox-B5 — protein sequence MSSYFVNSFSGRYPNGPDYQLLNYGTGSSMNGSYRDSSTMHSSSYGYNYNGMDLSINRSASSSHFGAVGESSRGFPSPAQESRFRQASSCSLSSPDSLPCSNSESHGGKPAPSPSEPAPAASSTNTNFTELDETSASSGADEGTPISSSIPRAQAEPIATSTAATEGQAPQIFPWMRKLHISHDMTGPDGKRARTAYTRYQTLELEKEFHFNRYLTRRRRIEIAHALCLSERQIKIWFQNRRMKWKKDNKLKSMSLASAGSAFQP from the exons ATGAGCTCTTACTTTGTAAACTCGTTCTCAGGGCGCTACCCAAATGGCCCCGACTATCAGTTACTAAATTATGGGACCGGCAGTTCCATGAACGGTTCTTACAGAGATTCAAGCACCATGCATTCCAGCTCTTATGGCTACAACTACAATGGGATGGACCTTAGCATCAACCGCTCAGCCTCCTCCAGTCACTTTGGGGCTGTGGGCGAGAGCTCCCGCGgtttcccttctccagctcaggagagcaggTTTAGACAGGCGTCCAGCTGCTCCTTATCTTCTCCCgactccctgccctgctccaacAGCGAGAGCCACGGAGGCAAACCCGCCCCGTCCCCCTCCGAGccggctcctgctgccagcagcaccaacaCAAATTTCACAGAACTAGACGAGACCAGCGCGTCCTCGGGAGCCGACGAGGGCACTCCAAtaagcagcagcatcccccgAGCGCAGGCAGAGCCCATCGCGACCTCCACGGCAGCGACAGAAGGGCAGGCACCTCAGATATTCCCTTGGATGAGGAAACTTCACATTAGCCATG ACATGACCGGACCAGACGGGAAGAGGGCGAGGACAGCGTACACTCGCTACCAGACGCTGGAGTTGGAGAAGGAATTCCACTTCAATAGATATCTCACCCGCAGGAGGAGGATAGAGATCGCTCACGCGCTCTGCCTCTCCGAGCGCCAGATCAAAATCTGGTTCCAGAACCGCCGCATGAAGTGGAAGAAGGACAACAAACTGAAAAGCATGAGCCTGGCCTCGGCCGGCAGCGCCTTCCAGCCCTGA